A part of Candidatus Rokuibacteriota bacterium genomic DNA contains:
- a CDS encoding ABC transporter permease yields MRGFLGYLGGSALLACQALREALLPPYRFGLVVAQIHAMGVRSVVLSVIAGLFAGMVIALQGAHELERFGATLYLGPGVARSMVREAGPLMAALLIGGKVGAGITAELGAMRVTEQVDALRAIGANYVRFLVVPRVLAGLVVFPLLTIIANVIGVIGGLLVAMVQFRLDYMLYWNTIFDLTTFRDYFSGFGKSVVFGFLVAVAGCYQGLTFTGGSTELGHATTGTVVAIGIAVLVADYLLTQLFFLV; encoded by the coding sequence ATGAGGGGATTCCTCGGGTATCTCGGCGGGAGCGCGCTGTTGGCCTGCCAGGCGCTCCGTGAAGCGCTCCTCCCGCCCTACCGGTTCGGCCTCGTCGTGGCGCAGATCCATGCCATGGGAGTCCGCTCGGTGGTCCTGAGCGTGATTGCCGGGCTCTTCGCCGGGATGGTGATTGCCCTTCAGGGGGCGCATGAGCTGGAGCGTTTTGGGGCGACCCTCTACCTCGGCCCGGGAGTGGCCCGGTCCATGGTCCGGGAAGCGGGTCCGCTCATGGCGGCGCTCCTCATCGGGGGAAAGGTCGGAGCGGGGATCACGGCTGAGCTGGGGGCCATGAGGGTGACCGAGCAGGTCGATGCCCTTCGGGCCATCGGGGCGAACTACGTGAGGTTCCTGGTGGTCCCACGGGTGCTGGCGGGCCTGGTGGTCTTCCCGCTCCTCACCATCATTGCGAACGTCATCGGGGTCATCGGCGGGCTGCTCGTGGCCATGGTTCAGTTCCGGCTCGACTATATGCTGTACTGGAATACCATCTTCGACCTCACTACCTTTCGGGACTACTTCAGCGGTTTCGGGAAATCGGTGGTGTTCGGATTTCTGGTCGCCGTAGCCGGCTGCTACCAGGGCCTGACCTTTACGGGGGGGAGCACCGAGCTGGGGCACGCGACCACGGGCACGGTGGTGGCGATCGGGATTGCCGTCCTGGTGGCCGATTATCTCCTGACCCAGCTCTTTTTCCTCGTGTAA